A genomic window from Bdellovibrio sp. SKB1291214 includes:
- a CDS encoding ABC-F family ATP-binding cassette domain-containing protein, with amino-acid sequence MISTSNVSLRFGGKKLFEDVNVKFTPGNCYGLIGANGAGKSTFLKILSKEIEPNTGEVIIPGDLRLSVLKQDHYAYDEHTVLKTVLMGNDRLFKVMTEKDELYAKPDFSEEDGNRASELEGIFAELNGWEAESEAGVMLAGLGIGDDFHHKLMKELNPGEKVKVLLAQALFGRPDILLLDEPTNHLDIYAIQWLEQFLENFENTVIVISHDRHFLNKVCSHIADIDYGKVTTFTGNYDFWREASELKQRMLADQNKKSADKAEELKAFIARFSANASKSAQASSRQKQLEKLEFNDLPASSRKSPFIGFDVKRELGNDVLVVDKLTKTWEGETLLKNVSFSLKKGDKVALLGRNDLAKTLLMEIIAGEMAADSGTYTWGITTTRGYFPTDNSKYFQGNEASLVEWLREFSEDKDESFLRGFLGKMLFSGTDALKQPTVLSGGEKVRCMFSKLMLEGANILILDGPTNHLDLESITAVNEGLKRFKGTVIFTCHDHELLQTVANRIIEINETVTYDNHIDYEGYLKATQKH; translated from the coding sequence ATGATCAGTACTTCCAATGTCAGCCTCCGTTTCGGTGGCAAAAAGCTTTTTGAAGACGTAAATGTGAAATTCACTCCTGGCAATTGCTATGGTTTGATCGGCGCTAACGGTGCTGGAAAATCCACATTCCTTAAAATTCTATCTAAAGAAATCGAACCGAATACGGGTGAAGTAATCATTCCTGGCGATTTGCGTTTGTCAGTTCTGAAACAAGATCACTATGCCTATGATGAACATACGGTTCTTAAAACCGTTTTAATGGGTAACGATCGTCTTTTTAAAGTCATGACTGAAAAAGACGAGCTTTATGCGAAACCTGATTTTTCTGAAGAAGACGGCAACCGTGCTTCAGAGCTTGAAGGCATCTTCGCAGAACTTAACGGTTGGGAAGCTGAATCCGAAGCTGGCGTTATGCTGGCGGGTTTGGGTATCGGCGACGATTTCCACCATAAGCTTATGAAAGAACTAAACCCTGGCGAGAAGGTTAAAGTCCTTTTGGCTCAGGCTTTGTTCGGTCGTCCTGACATCCTTCTTCTGGATGAGCCGACGAATCACTTGGACATCTATGCGATTCAATGGCTTGAACAGTTCCTTGAAAACTTCGAAAACACCGTCATCGTGATCTCGCATGACCGTCACTTCTTGAATAAAGTTTGCTCGCACATCGCTGATATCGATTACGGCAAAGTGACGACATTCACGGGTAACTACGACTTCTGGCGTGAAGCAAGCGAACTTAAACAACGTATGCTGGCAGACCAAAATAAAAAGAGTGCTGATAAAGCCGAGGAACTTAAAGCCTTCATCGCACGATTCAGTGCGAATGCTTCTAAGTCTGCTCAGGCTTCTTCTCGTCAAAAACAATTGGAAAAGCTTGAGTTCAATGACTTGCCGGCCTCTTCCCGTAAGTCTCCATTCATTGGGTTCGATGTAAAACGTGAACTGGGAAATGACGTTTTAGTAGTTGATAAGCTAACTAAAACTTGGGAAGGCGAAACTCTGCTGAAAAACGTAAGCTTCAGCCTTAAAAAAGGCGATAAGGTCGCGTTGTTGGGTCGCAATGACTTAGCTAAAACACTGCTTATGGAAATCATCGCTGGAGAAATGGCAGCGGATTCCGGAACTTACACTTGGGGCATTACAACCACTCGTGGTTACTTCCCAACAGACAACTCTAAGTACTTCCAAGGGAACGAGGCCTCTTTGGTTGAGTGGTTGCGCGAATTCTCTGAAGACAAGGACGAAAGTTTCTTGCGCGGTTTCCTTGGTAAAATGCTTTTCTCGGGAACAGATGCATTGAAACAGCCAACGGTTCTTTCCGGGGGCGAGAAGGTGCGCTGCATGTTCTCTAAATTGATGCTCGAAGGCGCTAATATCCTGATTCTTGACGGTCCGACGAATCACTTGGACCTAGAGAGTATCACAGCTGTGAATGAGGGTCTGAAGCGTTTTAAAGGCACTGTGATCTTCACGTGTCATGACCACGAGCTTTTGCAAACCGTTGCAAACAGAATCATCGAAATCAACGAGACGGTTACTTACGATAACCACATTGATTACGAAGGGTACCTTAAAGCTACTCAAAAACACTAA
- a CDS encoding cyclic nucleotide-binding domain-containing protein, with protein sequence MEGFGMGRSQDKNSFLIVSGDPSRITAISDILNKHFTNCSVFHGSDWFDTKYKIDNVRPKIMFVDEYLPKGSGYDIIGKVLKEKNNNGIFIVMMSYVPDHDMFPHEVQSGRLSFLSEPNREWALLEVVSKIVAPKPVKEGSQYKLRSLGVGETLFKEGDNTEVVYIVKHGTLSAYSEAISGGRITLGEIGPGEFVGEMGHFNHEPRSATVEALTAVELIEIPMSALESVIFSKPSWAKALVKTLSLRLKRANKALTG encoded by the coding sequence ATGGAAGGTTTTGGTATGGGCCGCAGCCAGGATAAAAACAGCTTTTTGATCGTCAGTGGTGATCCATCAAGGATTACTGCAATTTCCGACATCCTTAATAAACATTTCACAAACTGCTCAGTCTTTCACGGTAGCGATTGGTTTGATACCAAATATAAAATCGATAACGTAAGGCCCAAGATTATGTTTGTGGACGAGTATCTGCCAAAAGGATCAGGCTACGATATCATTGGCAAAGTTTTAAAAGAGAAAAACAACAATGGCATCTTTATCGTTATGATGTCTTACGTTCCTGATCACGACATGTTCCCTCATGAAGTGCAATCGGGACGTTTGTCGTTCTTGTCAGAGCCAAATCGTGAATGGGCTTTACTAGAAGTGGTTTCAAAAATAGTTGCACCTAAACCTGTTAAAGAGGGTTCGCAATATAAACTGCGCAGTCTTGGGGTGGGTGAAACATTGTTTAAAGAAGGTGACAACACTGAAGTTGTCTATATCGTGAAGCACGGAACGCTGAGTGCTTATTCAGAGGCGATATCTGGAGGACGTATTACTCTGGGTGAAATCGGCCCTGGAGAATTTGTCGGGGAGATGGGGCACTTTAACCACGAGCCTCGATCAGCAACGGTTGAAGCTTTGACTGCTGTGGAGCTGATTGAAATTCCAATGTCAGCACTTGAAAGTGTTATTTTCTCGAAACCATCCTGGGCCAAAGCCCTTGTGAAAACACTGTCGCTTCGACTGAAGCGCGCCAATAAAGCTTTGACCGGCTAA
- a CDS encoding VOC family protein, which yields MASNMFNWVELSVVDISRAMTFYEKSFDLKFKTEEMGPLKLAFFPPGNMKECGATGALVKGPGYEPSSSGTLPYIPVKDIESALRKVSVNGGKVLAGKKSIGQYGNIGIFEDTEGNRVGLHSM from the coding sequence ATGGCGTCCAATATGTTTAATTGGGTGGAGCTTTCAGTCGTGGATATTTCACGCGCAATGACTTTCTATGAAAAGTCATTTGATCTAAAATTCAAAACTGAAGAAATGGGTCCACTAAAGCTTGCCTTCTTTCCACCGGGCAATATGAAAGAGTGTGGTGCCACCGGCGCTCTGGTAAAGGGGCCAGGTTATGAACCATCCAGCAGCGGAACTCTTCCGTATATTCCGGTGAAAGACATCGAGTCTGCTTTACGAAAAGTATCAGTCAATGGCGGCAAGGTTTTAGCTGGCAAAAAAAGTATCGGCCAATATGGTAATATCGGTATTTTTGAAGATACCGAAGGGAACCGTGTCGGCCTTCATTCAATGTAG
- a CDS encoding aldo/keto reductase, with protein MQKRQLGKTGIEVAPLCFGGNVFGWTIDEKASFKVLDSFVESGFNFIDTADVYSRWVPGNKGGESETIIGNWMKERKCRDKVVIATKVGMELAPDKKGLKGAYIKQAVEDSLMRLKTDYIDLYQSHTDDIETPLEETLAAYNQLVKEGKVRAVGASNFNAERLKQSLHISENENYPSYVTLQPKYNLHDREYFEKDLEPLCLNKQVGVIPYYSLASGFLTGKYRSKEDVKKSARGEKALSYLDERGMKILATLDDLSNDYQVKPATIALAWLMQRKSITAPIASATSIEQLKDLTKAVDIHLTTVEVEKLDFESRY; from the coding sequence ATGCAGAAACGTCAGCTTGGTAAAACGGGAATTGAAGTCGCACCTCTCTGTTTTGGTGGGAATGTTTTCGGATGGACAATTGATGAAAAGGCTTCGTTTAAAGTTTTAGACAGCTTTGTCGAATCGGGATTTAACTTTATAGATACGGCTGACGTTTACTCGCGCTGGGTTCCTGGTAACAAAGGCGGAGAGTCTGAGACAATCATTGGCAATTGGATGAAAGAACGTAAATGCCGTGATAAGGTCGTGATTGCTACTAAAGTCGGAATGGAACTTGCTCCCGATAAAAAAGGTCTTAAAGGCGCATACATCAAACAAGCTGTTGAGGATTCTTTGATGAGGCTTAAGACGGATTATATTGATCTTTACCAGTCTCACACAGATGATATCGAGACTCCGTTAGAGGAAACATTAGCGGCCTATAATCAGCTTGTTAAAGAAGGAAAAGTTCGTGCAGTTGGAGCCTCGAACTTCAATGCGGAACGATTAAAGCAAAGCCTGCATATTAGTGAAAATGAAAATTACCCGTCGTACGTGACTTTGCAACCAAAGTACAACCTGCATGATCGCGAATATTTTGAAAAAGACCTTGAGCCTTTATGTTTGAATAAGCAAGTTGGAGTGATTCCATATTATTCTTTGGCAAGTGGATTTCTGACCGGAAAATACCGCTCTAAAGAGGACGTTAAGAAAAGTGCGCGTGGTGAAAAAGCCCTGAGCTATCTTGATGAGCGCGGAATGAAGATTTTAGCGACGCTTGATGATTTATCTAACGATTACCAAGTAAAACCAGCCACAATTGCGCTGGCTTGGCTAATGCAAAGAAAGAGCATTACGGCACCCATTGCGAGTGCAACGTCAATAGAGCAGCTTAAGGATTTAACGAAAGCCGTTGATATTCATCTGACCACCGTAGAGGTCGAAAAGCTGGATTTTGAGAGCCGCTATTAG
- a CDS encoding RecQ family ATP-dependent DNA helicase has protein sequence MIQPQAVAENPHDQNLMEKTLQTSFGLSQFRIGQKEIISGILSGKDVLAVLPTGGGKSLCFQFPAVYANKLVIVISPLIALMKDQVMSLQKKGIPSGCLYAGQSDAEKIQIFKDIEKGGTYLLYLSPERVQKEGFQRWIQNRAIAVFAIDEAHCVSQWGHDFREEYSQLEILKRLRPDVPILALTASATPTVLADISINLKLKSPERRVHGFYRSNLYYQVEFCADEETKMSLLMQAINQSPEGRVIIYCGTRKVTEELAAYLQKHLDHVGYYHAGLSTAERTETQEAYANGDLRILVATNAFGMGIDQPDVRLVAHYQMPANIDSLYQEMGRAGRDGLESTCLMLYSKKDKGLQTYFITSSEAPKEIKNARWRNLDALVNYAEGGECRHAEILTYYKDAQRIEKCGHCDTCLPKSTRKIERPVAALKAPTKTKTRSKVSKTNVDLDGVEFDEAQEARFQLLKKWRKEKAKELDVPAFVVFGDMTLKHLAIQNPQSLDDLKNVHGIGEAKLAKFGWDIMAELGQQ, from the coding sequence ATGATCCAGCCTCAGGCCGTAGCCGAAAATCCACATGATCAAAACCTTATGGAAAAGACTTTGCAAACTTCGTTTGGTCTTTCCCAATTCCGCATTGGCCAAAAGGAAATCATTTCTGGGATTCTCTCTGGAAAAGATGTGCTAGCGGTCTTGCCAACAGGTGGGGGTAAGTCGCTGTGTTTTCAGTTCCCCGCTGTTTATGCAAACAAACTTGTTATCGTCATTTCGCCATTGATCGCCTTGATGAAGGATCAGGTGATGTCTTTGCAGAAAAAAGGCATTCCATCGGGCTGTCTTTATGCAGGTCAATCGGATGCTGAAAAAATTCAAATCTTCAAAGATATAGAAAAAGGCGGCACGTACTTGCTTTATCTTTCTCCTGAACGGGTGCAAAAAGAGGGCTTTCAGCGTTGGATACAAAATCGTGCCATTGCTGTATTTGCAATCGACGAAGCTCACTGCGTTTCTCAGTGGGGTCATGATTTCCGTGAAGAGTACAGCCAGCTTGAGATTTTAAAACGCCTTCGCCCCGACGTACCGATCTTGGCGTTGACGGCGTCAGCGACTCCTACGGTCCTTGCAGATATTTCGATTAATTTAAAATTGAAAAGCCCTGAACGTCGCGTTCACGGATTCTATCGTTCGAATCTTTACTATCAAGTCGAGTTTTGTGCGGACGAGGAAACAAAAATGTCGCTGCTAATGCAAGCGATCAACCAGTCTCCAGAAGGCCGTGTGATTATTTACTGTGGAACTCGTAAAGTGACCGAGGAGCTTGCAGCTTATTTGCAAAAGCACTTGGATCACGTGGGCTATTATCATGCAGGTCTTTCAACAGCAGAGCGTACAGAGACGCAAGAGGCCTATGCGAATGGCGATCTAAGAATTCTGGTTGCGACAAATGCATTCGGTATGGGGATCGATCAGCCGGATGTGCGTTTGGTGGCTCACTATCAGATGCCTGCAAATATCGATTCCTTGTATCAGGAAATGGGACGTGCTGGCCGGGATGGGTTAGAATCCACGTGCTTAATGCTTTATTCAAAAAAGGATAAAGGCCTTCAGACATATTTCATCACAAGTTCCGAAGCACCCAAGGAAATCAAAAACGCTCGTTGGAGAAATCTGGATGCCTTGGTAAATTACGCGGAAGGCGGGGAATGCCGTCACGCCGAAATCCTTACGTACTACAAAGATGCTCAACGTATTGAAAAGTGCGGGCACTGTGATACGTGCCTGCCCAAATCTACTCGCAAAATTGAACGCCCAGTGGCAGCCCTTAAGGCTCCGACGAAAACAAAAACGCGCTCTAAAGTGTCAAAGACCAATGTTGATTTGGATGGAGTCGAGTTTGATGAAGCACAAGAGGCTCGTTTCCAACTATTGAAAAAATGGCGTAAGGAAAAAGCTAAGGAGCTCGATGTTCCAGCCTTTGTGGTTTTTGGTGATATGACATTGAAGCATTTGGCGATTCAAAATCCTCAAAGCCTGGACGATCTTAAAAATGTCCATGGCATCGGAGAAGCAAAGCTGGCAAAATTTGGCTGGGACATTATGGCGGAGCTGGGACAACAGTAA
- a CDS encoding NAD(P)H-binding protein encodes MKVAIAGASGFIGKALISELKGTYSIVGLSRSQHTHSEEHSSCEWRNCDLFSLLDAEKALEGAEVAIYLVHSMRPSAHLSQGSFEDFDLIVADNFLRAAEKNNVKKIIYVGGLIPEDTKNLSKHLQSRREVEDVFLKSSVPTTILRAALILGSNGSSFQIMTRLVHRLPAMLCPKWTATPSQPVAVSDVLKSIRYCLENSETDGKIYDLGGPDVISYGDMMMKVAEILGKKRTLIRVPFLTPHLSALWVRLVTGAPKDLINPLIESLKSPLLVRESHQLKIPGHQFLGIDESLKQAIENYSTAKKPHAFQAPRDARHQVRSVQRMPLPPGWTAKDVAMEYMAYLPVMKPGFMKVEVTDRWVYFSNRFPYIRLLVLEYSPDRSWGHRELFYVRGGLFSKKSGRGRLEFREVLGGTACIAAIHDFRPRIPWYVYKVTQALVHLFVMKQFARHLASGRKLG; translated from the coding sequence ATGAAAGTTGCAATCGCGGGAGCCAGTGGTTTTATTGGTAAGGCCTTAATCTCAGAATTAAAAGGTACTTATTCTATCGTGGGCTTAAGCCGCTCACAGCATACTCATTCTGAAGAACACTCCTCCTGCGAATGGCGCAACTGTGACCTTTTCAGCTTACTAGATGCTGAAAAGGCTCTCGAAGGAGCCGAAGTTGCAATCTATCTGGTCCACTCTATGCGACCTTCTGCGCATCTGTCACAGGGTTCCTTTGAAGATTTCGACTTAATTGTTGCTGACAATTTTTTAAGAGCAGCTGAAAAAAACAATGTTAAAAAAATTATTTATGTCGGGGGTCTAATCCCGGAAGACACCAAGAATCTTTCAAAACATTTGCAAAGTCGTCGCGAGGTTGAGGACGTGTTTTTAAAAAGTTCAGTGCCGACCACAATTCTGCGAGCAGCGCTGATTCTTGGATCTAACGGCTCTTCATTTCAGATCATGACCAGACTGGTGCACCGACTGCCTGCTATGCTTTGCCCCAAGTGGACTGCGACTCCCAGTCAGCCAGTTGCAGTCAGTGATGTCCTTAAAAGTATCCGCTATTGTCTGGAAAATTCTGAAACGGATGGCAAGATTTATGACTTAGGCGGCCCGGATGTCATTAGCTACGGCGATATGATGATGAAGGTCGCAGAAATTTTAGGTAAAAAACGAACCCTTATCAGAGTGCCGTTTTTGACTCCTCATCTTTCGGCATTATGGGTTCGTCTGGTCACGGGGGCTCCTAAAGACTTAATCAATCCGCTGATTGAAAGTTTAAAAAGTCCTTTGTTAGTTCGGGAGTCACATCAACTGAAAATTCCTGGGCATCAATTCCTGGGAATTGATGAGTCCCTTAAGCAAGCTATCGAAAATTATAGCACGGCTAAAAAGCCACATGCCTTTCAAGCTCCCCGAGATGCAAGACATCAAGTGCGCTCGGTGCAACGAATGCCTCTGCCGCCGGGATGGACTGCCAAAGACGTGGCCATGGAATACATGGCTTATTTACCGGTTATGAAGCCGGGATTCATGAAAGTCGAAGTCACGGATCGCTGGGTTTATTTTTCCAATCGCTTTCCCTATATTCGTCTGTTGGTATTGGAGTACTCTCCGGATCGCAGTTGGGGGCATCGAGAGCTTTTCTATGTTCGTGGAGGGCTTTTTTCTAAGAAAAGCGGCCGTGGTCGCTTAGAGTTCCGTGAAGTATTGGGCGGAACCGCGTGTATAGCGGCTATTCACGATTTTAGGCCGCGTATCCCTTGGTACGTTTATAAGGTGACGCAGGCCTTAGTGCATCTTTTCGTGATGAAGCAATTCGCACGACATCTTGCGAGTGGACGCAAGTTAGGGTAA
- the trpS gene encoding tryptophan--tRNA ligase, giving the protein MKKIILTGDRPTGPLHLGHYVGSLQNRVKLQSEYNQYVLIADAQALTDYYENPEHVRKNVEQVALDYLAVGIDPKQSTIFIQSQVPELFELTFYFMNLVTVARLERNPTLKEEIRQKNMKDSIPAGFFTYPVSQAADILAFKADLVPVGEDQQPMIEQTNEIGRRFNHLYKTEVFHDTKAMVGTTGRLTGIDGKAKMSKSLGNAIYLGDAPNELKKKVNAMYTDPNHLKVEDPGTVEGHVPFTFLDVFDPNKDEVQALKEHYRRGGLGDGVLKKRILEILEAKLAPMRQRREEYSKDMGYVREVLRSGTEAARTVAAQTLSDVKKAMGIVY; this is encoded by the coding sequence ATGAAAAAGATCATTTTGACGGGCGATCGCCCTACAGGCCCTTTACATCTTGGACACTACGTAGGTTCTTTGCAGAACCGCGTGAAACTGCAATCTGAATACAATCAGTACGTTTTGATCGCTGATGCTCAAGCCTTGACGGATTACTATGAAAATCCTGAACACGTTCGTAAAAACGTTGAGCAAGTGGCTCTTGATTATTTGGCTGTGGGTATCGATCCAAAACAAAGCACAATCTTTATTCAATCACAGGTCCCTGAGCTTTTTGAACTGACTTTCTATTTCATGAACTTAGTGACTGTGGCTCGACTGGAAAGAAATCCAACTCTTAAGGAGGAAATCCGTCAAAAGAATATGAAAGATTCTATCCCGGCAGGTTTCTTTACTTATCCAGTATCTCAGGCGGCGGATATCTTGGCTTTCAAAGCTGACCTAGTTCCAGTGGGTGAAGATCAACAACCGATGATTGAGCAAACGAATGAAATCGGTCGCAGATTTAACCACTTGTACAAAACAGAAGTTTTCCACGACACAAAAGCGATGGTTGGTACCACGGGGCGCTTAACGGGTATCGATGGTAAAGCGAAAATGTCTAAGTCATTGGGTAATGCCATTTACTTGGGGGATGCGCCCAATGAACTTAAGAAAAAAGTTAATGCGATGTACACGGATCCAAACCATCTGAAAGTCGAAGATCCAGGAACAGTCGAAGGCCACGTTCCATTTACCTTCCTTGATGTCTTTGATCCAAATAAAGACGAAGTGCAAGCACTGAAAGAGCACTACCGTCGTGGTGGTTTGGGAGATGGTGTTCTTAAAAAACGCATTCTAGAAATTTTGGAAGCCAAACTGGCTCCGATGCGCCAACGCCGTGAAGAGTACTCCAAAGACATGGGTTATGTGCGCGAAGTTTTGCGTTCTGGCACAGAGGCGGCGCGCACTGTTGCAGCACAAACTCTTTCTGATGTTAAAAAGGCCATGGGTATTGTGTACTAA
- a CDS encoding HPP family protein: MAKLARDVMTNNVIMVSAGTTLADAHKLMKNHHIRHLPIVDKDQRIMGVLSERDILKSANIYQSHVEEMMSQPVVWMAEDEPINSAVEKMLEKKISSVLVGNSEDQLIGIVTTDDLLQLLAQSLDKVPKKQPLSTLFDIESLDEIAYKISQTGI; encoded by the coding sequence ATGGCAAAGCTTGCCCGCGACGTAATGACCAACAATGTGATTATGGTATCGGCTGGAACTACTCTGGCTGATGCTCACAAACTGATGAAAAACCATCACATCCGCCACCTGCCCATAGTCGATAAAGACCAACGAATCATGGGTGTTTTATCTGAGCGAGACATTTTAAAATCCGCAAATATTTACCAATCCCACGTCGAAGAGATGATGAGTCAGCCGGTTGTTTGGATGGCCGAAGACGAACCAATAAACTCCGCCGTGGAAAAGATGCTGGAAAAGAAGATCAGCTCGGTCTTGGTTGGCAACAGTGAAGATCAATTGATAGGGATCGTAACAACAGATGACTTGTTGCAATTACTGGCGCAAAGTTTAGACAAAGTTCCAAAGAAACAACCGCTTTCGACATTGTTTGATATCGAAAGCTTGGACGAGATCGCCTATAAGATCTCTCAGACAGGGATATAG
- a CDS encoding DUF1304 domain-containing protein gives MKILGLTLVAIVAVQHFFFMYLEMYLWTQPTGLRIFRNTFEKAQESKVLAANQGLYNGFLGAGLLWGLFQANEVFAYQIKMFFLICVIIAGFYGAYSVSRRIFFIQALPAILAVVAML, from the coding sequence ATGAAAATTCTGGGTCTTACGTTGGTAGCAATTGTTGCGGTTCAACATTTCTTCTTCATGTACTTGGAGATGTATCTGTGGACTCAGCCAACGGGACTGAGAATTTTTCGAAACACATTCGAGAAAGCGCAAGAAAGCAAGGTCCTGGCCGCAAACCAAGGGCTCTATAACGGTTTTTTGGGTGCGGGCTTGCTGTGGGGGCTGTTTCAAGCGAATGAGGTTTTTGCTTATCAAATTAAAATGTTCTTTTTGATCTGCGTGATCATTGCAGGTTTTTACGGAGCCTATAGCGTGTCTCGCAGAATTTTTTTCATTCAAGCACTGCCAGCGATCCTTGCAGTGGTGGCGATGCTTTAA
- the ubiG gene encoding bifunctional 2-polyprenyl-6-hydroxyphenol methylase/3-demethylubiquinol 3-O-methyltransferase UbiG: protein MEEEIEYQKIEQEDLPKSELYQQLAQEWYGSLTGPMAFLRLANDAQLQWVLGEIRKYIGYHAEILDVGSGAGFFSNAAAQAGHDVTGLDISRTCLKVAEMMDTTGRVKYVEGDAYRMPFPKESFDVVVAMDLFEHVSDPEKIISEMSRVLRPGGILFFRTINKNMISYFWVNKFIKWFLNNTPEKYFEYQLFRRPEEIEIWMQEFDLEVQQVRGSRPVIFQRGTWDLFSKKELCKNFRFTWCRTKSVSYTGYAKKFRDH from the coding sequence GTGGAAGAAGAGATCGAGTATCAGAAAATCGAACAAGAAGATCTTCCTAAAAGCGAGCTCTATCAGCAGCTGGCGCAAGAGTGGTACGGTTCATTGACGGGGCCTATGGCATTTCTTCGTTTGGCAAACGACGCTCAACTGCAATGGGTCCTTGGCGAGATTCGCAAGTACATTGGTTACCACGCAGAGATCTTAGATGTCGGCAGTGGAGCTGGTTTTTTCTCGAATGCTGCCGCTCAAGCAGGTCACGATGTGACGGGACTGGATATTTCTCGAACGTGTTTAAAGGTCGCCGAGATGATGGATACAACCGGGCGAGTAAAATATGTGGAAGGGGATGCTTACCGCATGCCTTTCCCGAAAGAGAGTTTTGATGTTGTCGTTGCGATGGATCTTTTTGAACACGTGTCTGACCCTGAGAAAATAATTTCAGAAATGAGTCGGGTGTTGCGTCCAGGAGGAATTCTCTTTTTCCGCACAATAAATAAAAATATGATTTCATACTTTTGGGTGAACAAGTTTATTAAGTGGTTCTTAAACAACACTCCCGAAAAGTATTTTGAGTATCAGCTTTTTCGCAGACCCGAAGAGATTGAAATTTGGATGCAAGAGTTTGACCTTGAAGTTCAACAGGTTCGCGGTTCTCGTCCAGTGATTTTCCAAAGGGGAACTTGGGATTTGTTTTCCAAAAAAGAGCTGTGTAAGAATTTTCGCTTCACATGGTGTAGAACGAAATCCGTGTCTTACACTGGCTACGCTAAAAAGTTCCGTGATCATTAA
- a CDS encoding DUF1772 domain-containing protein: MKLNQFLKYTSLLLIGLLAGNAFAFVIGMGPTMQKLSASSYIAFHQAMQRSFLSWTPLLCIVVVFKLTVHLLVMRKHWQRVEFFLVLFALLCVLDELVMTWTGNMPLNRVIHMWQFQGPPNDWENIRSQWVQFMYWRCALLVAGFSFLIASVLVKKTETPILQDVAVAF; encoded by the coding sequence ATGAAACTTAACCAATTCTTGAAATACACAAGCTTGCTCTTGATTGGGTTGCTTGCGGGGAATGCGTTCGCGTTTGTGATCGGCATGGGACCTACGATGCAAAAGCTATCTGCTTCTTCCTACATCGCTTTTCATCAAGCGATGCAGAGATCGTTTCTTTCGTGGACGCCGCTATTATGTATTGTTGTTGTCTTCAAACTTACGGTGCATCTTCTTGTGATGCGTAAGCACTGGCAACGGGTGGAGTTTTTTTTAGTCCTGTTCGCGCTACTTTGTGTCCTGGACGAGTTGGTCATGACTTGGACAGGGAATATGCCATTAAACCGAGTTATTCATATGTGGCAGTTTCAGGGACCACCCAATGATTGGGAGAATATTCGCTCCCAATGGGTACAATTCATGTATTGGCGTTGTGCTTTATTGGTAGCAGGATTTTCGTTTTTGATCGCCTCAGTCCTCGTTAAGAAGACTGAGACTCCGATTTTACAAGATGTCGCTGTTGCCTTTTAG